In Papaver somniferum cultivar HN1 unplaced genomic scaffold, ASM357369v1 unplaced-scaffold_117, whole genome shotgun sequence, the DNA window AACCATGCTCCTTTAGGCAACACATATTATATATGAAAATTGACCCAATTTAGGAAACCCACTGTTTCCTTACAGCTGTTACAAACAGCGGTTCATGTAGCAATGTTGAACTTTTTATACTTTTAACACTACAAAACGGAAAGCTTTTTGGGATGATTAAAAAACCATCTCAAGAGGTCCAAATCCGTCCCAAAAAGATATTAGTGACGGTTTTCTAGCCTTGAGCGTCCCAAGTTATCCTCTGTGGGGAAGTTTTTAGAAACCAGCCGTCCATAGAAACTACTTATTTTGTAGTGTAAGACATCCCTTAGCATAGTTAAGATGGCAAAAGTAGTTCATACCCTCCAATTGTGGGCTCATTTATAACTTATGGGCGTGTTCGGTTTATCAGGACTTTCCTTTTCGGGGCATATGATCCCTGCTAGCTGCGACATGTATAAATCTAAGTTGGTAAAAAATAGCACGCATTCCTGTTTCTTTACTTAACAACATAAATCATTTTACTTAATTAAGGTTTCAGATACATGACCTTGAGTACTAATAAGCCTTTTCCAGGTAGTAAACAAAGCCAAAGGTTGATCCATACACACACTCACATAAGCAAAAGCAAGCACTCTACTTATTTAGCAAGCAAACACAGCACACTTCAGAGATTCATGTAAGGCCGCCCCGGTGAATATTAGATGGCACCTACCCTTCTTAAGCCCGCACAGAAAATGCAAAATCCATCATGTAGTGATCTCTTCTTATTATATAGATCTGATACTAGGTGCGTATTTCATTAGTAGCTCCATACGCGATTACAGACATCTCGCAATATTTAAGCATAAAGTTCCTTAGGGAGGCGTGGGGTGAGCACAACTTCAAGTGGTGTTGCTTTAACCATATTGGCAAACCCGACCGCTTCAGTCATATCAACAGGTGCATTTGAAGGCGTTTTAAAATCAAATCCATGCGCCAAACGAGCAATTATCATGTTCACCATTTGAATACCCATGGAAGTTCTAGGGCAAGATCTTCTACCAGATCCAAAAGGTGTGAGCTTAAAATGTCGACCCTTAACATCAATGTCTTTATGGGGACTAGTAAGAAACCTCTCAGGGCGGAATCCCGATGGATCTGACCAGACTCGTGGGTCACGTTGAATCTTCCAAGTATTCACGATCAATCGGGTTCCTGCTGGAACGTAGTATCCGGCGACAGTGCAATCCTCTTCGGATTCAAGTAGACGCATAGACACTGGATATAGACGCATCGCTTCCTTAACTATAGCTTGGATGTAGTTGAGGTTCTTGATATCGGATTCGTCCACTTGTCTTTCTTTGCCAACATGGCTGTCCAACTCATCATGAGCCTTCTTCAGCACATGTGGATGATTTACTAGTAAAGCAACGGCCCACAGTACAGTAAACATTGTCCAGACGCTACCACCCTGTAGTAGACCctgcaagaatcaccaaaaaaaataaaaaaaccttgATGAGACTGTAAATGTTATTCCATACATAAAACACAAAATACGAAACTGGTTCACATACCAGATATGTAGCTTTGTTGATGGTATCTGTGTCAAAATAACCATTTAGAGCGCTGACAGCATCAGATCCATCCAGTCCCTCTCGTCTGTTGAGCATGAGCGTGATCTTTTGGCTTTGTGTTCTTCCAACCATCCACTTAATATAAGATCCAGATCTTTTCCAGCACTCTTTATTTCTCGTTCGCGACCATCCAAATCCAACCATGCAAGAAACGGTATCATGTCCCCCAGCGTAATCAGACCCAGTACTTTAACAAAGTCTCTTAATCCTTTTTGGCACTTCTCTGCTTCTTGGTCAGTAGCATCACCAAAGCATCTCTTCCCTGCAATCATCATAGAAGACAAATTAAGGGTTAGATCACCTATCCATTGCTTCATCTCGACCAAAACTGGAGCTCGTTGAGCTCCCTGGATTCTGCTGACACCCCAGTTTGCATGGTACAGTTTTTTAATGGCTGTAGCAGTCTCAGATTCCCATCCGTTTCTTACTAACGCGAGCCTATTATTGGAAAGAAGTTCAGTTTTCATTATTTTGCGAATTCCATTCCAATATTTTCCATCAGAGGCGAAACTTAACATAGCATTATCGTAACCGATATATTTCCCTGCTGCTTGACGTGGTCGAGAGACAAAGACCTTGTCATTTGTAGTAAAACATTCTTTTGCTGCCTCCCAACTGCTCACTACTAGTGTACGCCGTACACCTATAAGAACAGTGAAAACTGGTCCATACTTGTCAGCCATGGCTCCCAGAGCAACGTGTTGTGGGCTGGATCGGTTCATTAGATGGTGATGACCAATAAAGGGCAAAGAACCAGCTGGTTCTGGTGCCTGATTTTTCATCTTAAGAGAAGATTTTGTACTTGGTCCCCATACTAACAAATAATAGAGAGCAAAAGCAAAGAGACTTGTAACCACATAATTAGTTATCGAGAACTGCTGGTAACCGAGAAGAGTATCGATAATAGAATACTCCATGATTTAGAAGGTGTTGGAGTTTACTCGATCGGAGTTTGAGTGCGATGTgaacaccaccatcacctacattTATACAGGCAAAGCGCCCTAATTTTACCCCTTACGAGTTAGAGTATGGTTGAACGAGGTACTGTACCGGAGTTTGAGTATGGTAATTTTTTTTTGACGCAAGAAAGGGCaatatattgaaaacaaaaaatcaaaacacCACCAGTGGTGAAATGAAGCAAAACAGAAACTAGTTAGCTCCATTGTAATAGAGCTGTacataaaaggaaaagaaagaaccaaaagaataaaataaataccAGCTACAGTCATCTCATGACTGGTCCCAGTTGTTTATAAATGTATTCAAAGAATAACCCACAAATGTATCGGTTCCAACATGTCAAGGGAATAATAGTTtccattaaaaaaagaaaattggcTATTTAGCAAAAAGAGTACTTTTTCACGGTCTTATGGACGGGTAAACATTTTGTCTGGGTCAAATAGACATTACACTTTTTTATTTAAAAGAGACTGAACTACCATTTAAATCACGCTACTTAaaatcttcttctcatcttctccGTCGCCTCAAACAAAAACCAGATCTAAAAAAGCCATTACAAACTCTCGTTTTCCATCAGCTTCGGCACCTCATCTTCTCCATTACCAAACAACAAGTACCATCGTCTTTGTCTTCTTTCTACACCGTCTCCAATATCAATCCAGTAACATCATATTCCTCTACCATCTTTATCTCCTCCACAatcaccaacaccaacaccaccatcGACATCATCAACTTTATCCAACAACACCATCATACGTACAAGCAACACCACCAAAATGGGTTTTCTGTGTCCGTAATTTaattaaatttctcaaattaaggttttatgttaATTCGATTTCAGAAGATAAGAAATGAAAACTATGCTCAAATTGGTAAATTTCTTAACCTTAATTGTGTTTTGATTTCAAATTTGTTCATCTTAATTAAATGAAACTGGTTTTATCCTGTGCTAGATTGAGTTGAACAGACATggcgaaactggtttcatcctatactaaattgggttgaatttgctttcacccattttaaactaggatgaaaccggtttcatctacAGGTAGGATGAACCTATGATTTTTGAATTAGGTATCACTCATTGTAAACaaaagatgaaactggtttcatcctatactaaattgggttgaatttggtctcgcccattttaaactaggatgcaactggtttcatcctatactGAATTAGGTTGAATTttctttcacccattttaaactaggatgcaactggtttcatcctatactaaattTGTTTGTATTTCATATTTATGTTTGAGGTTACTGATGGTTGTTGGAGGAGAAGATGTTCACGGGTTTATTGGGTTTGGTTTGAATTGGTGTTTGGTTGAGAAAATTTGAGTTAGGGGGTCTGATGTTGCTAATAAGATGTGAAATTAAGGGTTTTACAGGCATGCAATGGTGGTGATTTGAGATGAGATTGCAATGGTGGATTTGAGCTGTTTTTATTCACGTACATGTTGAAGGAGATTACTCTGTTTTTTGCTGAGATTGCATattactctgtttttttttccaattgttgtatagaATATCCACATACTCTGTTTTATGGTATTATGTTGTTTGTTCCTGTAATTTTTAGTGGATTTGCAAATTACTTTGTTTTTCTCCAAGGAGATTACTGTATTTTTTGTTGAGATTGCAGAGTACTCTGTTTTTCTCCAACCTTTACTAATCCGGTAAACATTTGAAGGAAATAGGGACATATTGATCTATTCcaattaattcataaaaaatattctgggTGAAATAACCAAACAGAATATTTaaacaatatttttttgattagtgtccatataaacagtatcaaatccTACCAGTctgtttcacccaggaattgttgattttggtattttCAACCAATTTTGTGCATTAAAAAGTCGTGTGTTTCTTTCGATCCAAATTACCCACCAATGACCAAATAGAAAGCGAATATATGTCCTAAATCCTTTTCCTTACATCATGTATGGGTATTTTTTCCACTCCCAAATGGTACTTCTAACTAGACCATGAAAGACTCATTTCAAATTATAGAAATTCAGAAAGTACTGCCAAACTGACCTCGTAATTTCGAAATGTAAGAAAGTATATTGGCTAGACTCTGCCACCTTTTTGCGTAATAAGAGTTCATCATGATACTATTATTATATAATTCCAATGTAGGTGTTAGCATTGTAACAAAGTGACCATACAAAGAACATAACCTTTTGTGAGATTCTTGGATTAAAGACGCGTTTATACGGGAACATTCAGAGGTCGTCGTCTTCTAAACACCTTGTAGCATTCTGCAACAAAAGATCCCATATCTTCACCCTGCCAAATCAATCCGGCTGGTAATGATGATTAGCTGGATATGGTGTGATATTTCTTTTTCCCCTTGGTTTCTTGCTGGGATTCCATCAGATTTCCTTTCTTTATTTTCACTTTGAATGGTTGTTATCAAGTCTCAGTATGAAATATATATAATTTCATAGTCatgtatatatttattatgtAAGCCTTTTAAATTATTTTTCTACATTATGGAATTATAAAATATCCTTACTTTTATTTGATAGATAAGTCATTTCTAAACTTTAATATTTGTTACTCGTAAGGAAAtaatttggaaaattacttaaaaacccTGGCTAATTTGTGCCCTACAAATATCACGTGAGGCCTATCAccagaatacaaaaaaaataatattgtaaattaaaataaaaaaaccccTTATCCACATCTTTTATTTAATGGCTAATTTGTCTTGATTAATTAGTGCTTATTTAGTTGATTAAGAGATGTATAATTTATTTTAACCTAGAAATCAATCAATCCTAATTtatcatcaaaacatgatttttttttttttttttaaacaccaACCCAATATCGGTGGGTACTCGTAGATCGATTTTAGGctgatgttttatttatttattttataagaagaaatgatatttttgaagaagaagaatcgattTATGTGGACATTTACATGAACCGATCATGGGCTTagcaattaagaaataaaggctATATCATCGGTTTATGAAAACAGTCACTAATCTGATTCTAGcaaaaaaaacatataaaaaacTGTGCATTTCTTTCATACCTGAATCGTATTTATGGGCATAAACATCGACCTATTCTTGTTAAATGTTCTTCGACCAGAAAATACATACAAAATAAATCGGTTAACGTGGTCATGAACATCGATCGATTATCATAGGAATTAGTCAATATGAACATGGACGTCGACTGATTATTATTAAACACAATAAATGTTTGTGATTTTCAATtttgaataaataaatcaatCACAATCACAAGTTAAGAGTAATGGGTTTCCATCGATAATATttagtttgaattttttttttaaaacggaCGATGAAATCTCCATTAAATCGATCGATGTAGTTATATTCGATTGACAAAGTTAGGTTTTAATTTATTTTGTGAGAGAAATGATTTGAATCTGTTTTAGTTTTGAAAGGATTTGTTTAAAGATTAGAAGGATAAGGTTTAGGATTGAATTTCAATACTACGGGTAACTTAGTATTGGTGGATGAAAAAATTTATAGGCTTCAAATAAAATTCATGGACCACAAACCATGGAGGCTATAAacatgtttttttgttttctcgCCCTTTTCTCAGAAACTACCCCTCGCCTGCAAAATCAAAACGGAAAGAAAAATCACAACGCAGTGAGATAAATCAAAAATCAAGACGATAATCAACATCAAGAACCCAAAACCTAAATAAAGATAACCATAGAGAAACATCGAAATAAAGAAAGAGAGCACACATGTGACAGATGacaaaaataagaataagaattagggttttgcaaaGAAAATTGCTCCATGTGTCTTTTGACCGGCCTTCTAAAACCCTAGGATCTTAAAGCTTCTGATCAATTGAGTATAcacaaaagaatgaatgaaaaccTACATCATAATCTCCCGATCTCCACAATAGTAAGTTCATGCCGTAagagaaatggaaaaaaaaaggatATTTTACCGGAAGCAAAAAACGAAGAACCGGAGACCTAAGAAACGAAGAAGTGGAGACCTAGGGTCGTGAATCTCGGCGTGGGCATCACCGAAAAGATTTCAAACACTCGATTTTTATTGGTCGGGGATCAGGAGCTCTAGAAATCAAGTTATTGGCCTAACTTTCAATGTGAGGCCAGCAATTtgtactcaaattatatatacaatattttTGTAAATTTAAGTTGTCACTGGATTTAATTGATAATCCGAGTTTACCGACTACAAGTATATATATGGAAACCCAAGAGGACAAGTAGGGATTTGAAGACTAAGCAAACACAATGTAGTGATGTTATtcgctttctttttctttctttttttaatatgATTAATCGCTTCAAAATCATCACGATCAAATCTTCTTCCATATTTCAAATCTGAAAAACCCATGACTGGTTCTTGgcggtttttaagaagaaaaaaaggtaaaatataaattgatttgttgaatgATTAAAGAACAAATTAAATATAcactaaaaacaataaaaataataaaaacatggttTTATTATCTAATTATTATTATCTAACTCCTGTCTCGGGATGCGTAAATATCTAAGATGTTAATCCTATAAGATGAACCCTTACAAAAACTGTCTCGAGGATGACCTTGTTACAACATGTTTTTTTGATTTGTTGAAGGattaaagaacaaatgaaatataaactaaaaaacaataaaaataataaaaacatgttTTTATTATCTAATTATTATCTAACTCCTGTTTCGGGATGTGTAAATATCTAAGATGTTAATCCAAGGGTTATAAGGTGAGCCCTTATAGAAACTGTCAGGAGGGTGACCTCGTTACGACATGACTCTATATACATATAGAGGTAGGAAGgatccaagagcatagctcagtggtatcccatcatcTCCGGTAAGGAGGAAATCAGGGGTTCAATCCCCACAATAGAGATTTGTATTTAATTTAATTGTATAGAGGGATTTGACGGGGTTGGGTCTAGCAGTGGGGCTAGTCCAACTGGCTGGATTTGAATAGGGGCATGGATCCAGCTCTAGgctatcaaacaaaaaaaaaatagtggtaggaaaaagaaaaaaaaagggttttgaTGTGGAATCAATTCGATTGATTCCGTCTCATCATTCATGATGGACAATCTCCCATTAGAGATACTGTTAGAAATTTTTGCTACATTACCGGCTAATACAGTCTTGGAATGTCAACGAGTATGCAAATCATGGCGAAATCTCATATCACTTGATAAAATCAAATTTGCTGCGACGCACTTattgcaacagaaccaccatcaCTTATTGCACGCATTCATGATGGCAGCTCTTGGTATTGGAGAATTTAATGAGAATAATTGTAGTGATCACAATGAGCAATGCATTCAAGAAAAACTTAGATTGATTAATCATCCTCTCGTTCGCACCTGGCTGAATAAGTATGGCACAAGTGCTCTACTTGGCTCTTGcaatggtttgatttgtttggTTGAAACTACGAAACGTGAGATCCAAGCTCCAATCCACGTCTGTAACCCCATTACTAGAGAATGTTTGTTTCTTCAAGGATTTAACAAAAACAGTGAGTACGATGATCTTCGTGTTAGTAGACTACATAGTGGGTTTGGTTACAGTCAGCAAACCAAcgagtacaaggttgttagagTCTTATATAACAGCACTTCTGGGAGAGGAGATATAGAAGTGTACACTCTTGGTGCTGGCAGTGGCTGGAGAAGTAAAGGGGTTTACACGGGAAGCTGGTTGTATTCACTGCACGGTGTCTGCTTTAATGGAACTATTCATTGGTTAGGTGAGGGTGGAAAAGTCGTAATTTAAAGACTTAAAGGCGTAAACAAATAAAATTTCCACGTTGAATGGTGCAGAAATCCTCGCATtctattggtcgaaataggtcTTTTTTGTATTTTGTGAAACGAGctttttggtgaggacacttggcaacatatCATTGATTTAAAGAGaataggaaaaagattaaaaaaggaaaacaaattcaatttgAAATTCATGAAGTGACAATATTTAggcgaggacacttggcaacgtatgattggtctAAAATTACAAACTTTAAAAGAAAACCTAACTTatcgtgtttggaattttatggaagtccaaattcaatttggtaATTAGGactattttttccaaattaatagtATATTAGGACTATTAGTATATTAGGattattttttccaaattaatatataatagggaaaaaaatccacatattttctacgaaaataaaaggaaaaaataaataaaatttgcagaTATCCTCCATATATTTAATGTATTTGTGTcgctacaccaaatcaaaaatacatctccacggGGCGGGGCAAAACCCCGTGCACATCATATCAAAAATGTATTTCCATGGGACGGGGctaagccccgcgcacaccaagttaaaagaaaaaaataaataaaatttcacAGCTTGGTGTTTTAAACCATAGGCTGTTACAAAGAGTGGTTTAAGATCCTGGTCACCCTAATATTTGGGGTACCTTTGCGTATGTGGGATAATGAgggtttaagtttaatttctagttACTTAGGAAACCAATTCTTGCTGATGACTGCACCTTAACGAGAACAAGACTAGCATATGCTAGGATCTGTGTCGAAGTGGATGTTGATTTCAATTACCCTGCGAGTATACCGTTAATGATTGATGGGAAGATTGCCTTGGAAATGCCAGTTGAATATTAATGGAAAACCCCAAAGTGTGAATCTTGTAAAGTGTTTGGGCATTCCTCTAAAAACTGCACAAAAAAACTGAAACGTAGATGgaatcataaaaatgttagaaagGTCAATAACACAATCAAGAGCAATGGAGGGTGATGTTTGTGACAAGCAGCTTGGAGAAACCTCTAAAGGAACAGTAGGGGACAATTCCAACGTGTCTCAACTTGAGAGGAACGGGTCAAGTGAGGGTACAAAATATCACGTCACTAAGAATGGTGGAATTCTAGGCCCAACTGGTGTGACTAAGGAGGCAGGTGTTGTTAGCACTTGCTCGGCTGCTGCAAATGGCTGTATCACTGATAGGGTTGAAGAGTCTATTGTTCCAGCGAGTGGCGGTATAGATGTGACTTTGCATGCTCATCATTCGGCGGCAGATACTGTTTTGGCAGTTAGTGGTACTACAGAAAATTCGAATGCAGCTCAACGGAATAAGGAGAAAGCTACCCCAAACGAACTTGGTAAGTATCAAAATGCTCGAGCTCATGTAGTGACTGAAAAGAATTTTAATGCAGGTTGTAGTAAAACTGCTGGGGTTAGCACAGTCTCAGCAATCAAGATTGCACCAGACAAGCCAACTTCTGGAGCTTCAATTCAGACAGTTCAGTCAAAGAATGACAATGGGAAAGGGAGTTTGACTTCCTCAGACACATTACAGGGAGATTGGATGGCTGCCAAAGGCAAATGTTTTCCTAAAAAGGGAGTTTCTCAGGCGTCATCTCCAAAAAAGATAGACAAGGAAGTGAGCTCTCCAAAAAAGAACCCATTTTTGATGTTAAGTGACTTTAGAGAAGAGAGTAGATTCCCAATTGATAGCAGAAAGTTAGCAGCAAATAAGATGGAAGCTAGTGCACCTTCAAAGGTGGTTAATGAAGACAAAGTAATTAttgaagatgttgaagaagatagCGAAGACTTGGATGAttgtgaatttgagaagaagttgAATTACTTGTCTTACGAAGACAAGATCTCAAAAATAAAAGAGACAGATATCAAGAGAAAAGATAGAGAACTTAACAGGCTAAAGTGGAATGGGAGTATTGGAAGCTCTAAGAGTGAAAATCAAGAGCAGTTGGGGAGAGGGCAGAGAATACAAACCAAAAAGGGTCATTCTTAGCTCTTTTTGAGTGTTATCTTTGTTTGATTGTCAGTTTTCTTAGGCTCCTTGTTTTGGCTTAGCTTGGTGTCTAATGGTATTTGGAGTATTACATGCACCTGTCTGTGTTTGTTTTCGCTTGGTGGGAACGTTATGTAATTTCTTGTTTTGGTTGGCCTTAGCCTCCCCTTTACGTGTCTTTCTGGTTGTCGAGCTCACTCTTGATGGTCAGAGTGTCTTGGGTTGTCTTTTTAGTCCCCTGTTTGTATCGCCCAGGCGTCTCTTaccttgtttcttttttcttttatcaataagAGTTTAATCTTTTaagtcaaaaaaaagaaaaaaaaaagagtagccCGATAGTCACATATAAGATATtcactaagagcatccacagtgggcgagtataaccaaatttatgagatgagatcctaacacagtgggacggaataaagatcaaatttggaccaaagatcaaattccagaccaaatatggtcgcgaccaaatcccaaattctaatataatcgggcgtaaatttaaagtacgcttgatgctgggcgtaaatttaaagtacgcttgtt includes these proteins:
- the LOC113329690 gene encoding cytochrome P450 82C4-like, encoding MEYSIIDTLLGYQQFSITNYVVTSLFAFALYYLLVWGPSTKSSLKMKNQAPEPAGSLPFIGHHHLMNRSSPQHVALGAMADKYGPVFTVLIGVRRTLVVSSWEAAKECFTTNDKVFVSRPRQAAGKYIGYDNAMLSFASDGKYWNGIRKIMKTELLSNNRLALVRNGWESETATAIKKLYHANWGVSRIQGAQRAPVLVEMKQWIGDLTLNLSSMMIAGKRCFGDATDQEAEKCQKGLRDFVKVLGLITLGDMIPFLAWLDLDGREREIKSAGKDLDLILNTINKATYLGLLQGGSVWTMFTVLWAVALLVNHPHVLKKAHDELDSHVGKERQVDESDIKNLNYIQAIVKEAMRLYPVSMRLLESEEDCTVAGYYVPAGTRLIVNTWKIQRDPRVWSDPSGFRPERFLTSPHKDIDVKGRHFKLTPFGSGRRSCPRTSMGIQMVNMIIARLAHGFDFKTPSNAPVDMTEAVGFANMVKATPLEVVLTPRLPKELYA